Genomic window (Microcaecilia unicolor chromosome 8, aMicUni1.1, whole genome shotgun sequence):
ttttttgtttgtgctTGTGGCATCAGGTGGAAAATGGTTGATCTCTGACAGTGGATCCCTTAATATTACTATTGTAACCTTTGCTGATCGAGGAAGGTATACCTGTGTAGCCACCAACCTAAATGGCACCTCCATCCATACTGTCACCCTGCGGGTTGCCTTCATATCAGGAGACATGGGTATTTACTATGTAATAGTCTGCTTAATCACTTTTACCATCACTTTGATCCTTAACATTACCCGCCTGTGTATGATCAGCAGCCACCTCCGCAAGACAGAGAAGGCCATCAATGAGTTCTTCagaatggaaggagcagagaagtTGCAGAAAGCCTTTGAGATTGCTAAGCGTATCCCAATCATTACCTCAGCTAAGACCCTAGAGCTAGCCAAGGTCACCCAGTTCAAGACCATGGAGTTTGCTCGCTACATTGAAGAACTAGCCAGAAGTATTCCCCTCCCACCGCTCATCCTTAACTGCAGGGCATTTGTTGAGGAAATGTTTGAGGTGGTACGGATAGATGACCCTGATCGAATTGGGGAAGGAATGAAAGAGAACCAAGCTATTGGTGCTCAAGGAGAAATCTACACTATTAACTCAGAAATTCAGCGTAGTGGCTCTCCTGTTGCAGACTCAGATGATGGGTCAGTTCATGAACAAGGCCAGGAGATAGCAGTCCAGGTTTCTATCCACCCTCAGTTTGAAACCCAAAGCATTGATACTACTGTTTCTCGTGATAGCTGCCATTCTGCCCCCTCTGACGAAGCTGTATGTACACTGAACCCACCTAAAGCTTCTATTTGTGTATGATTTTAACTGATACTTACAGAGGGAGGGCAGAAGAATCTCCAAGATGACAAGCTGGACTGGTCACTTGGCAGTCAGTAGTTTTTGTGGACTTCCATTTGGTGAATCATCAGAATCTAATAAAGCATGAAATCTGGTATCGCAGAGTTTAAATCcttaaatatactactactactactatttagcatttctatagcgctacaaggcatacgcagcgctgtacaaacatagaagaaagacagtccctgctcaaagagcttacaatctaatagacaaaaaaatatacattttgcaATAAAACTCTGATTAGCCTGAAACCATGACTATAAATCCTACTCAATTGATTCCTTTACTCAGAATTTTAGAAAAGGAGCTTGTTCTAAGCAGCCGGGACTTTGACAGGAGTAAAGACATCACCTCcagtattttctttttgtttccaaAGAGCTCTTCATAAATAGATCAAATAGTTTAACAGCCTCCTGTAAAGCCAGATAAGCAGGTTGAGTCCCCTTCACCGTTATTTACACTGTTCCTTTATCAGCCACTAGGTGTCAACATAAAAGCAgcattttttctttctcttaccCTAAAGATTGTGGTGCTTTTGCATCTCTCCTAAAAAGAAACCTAAACTGGAAGTTAAATTCAGGTCACCTGTTTAACAGCATCAATTGAGCTATCGAGCTAGCTGCAGAAACCTAGAAAAGACATTTTTGATTTATTCACATGATATACCACATCCATCAAATAAAACAAGTGGTAGTCCTTTCTAATTTCACCACTGCAGACCAGATGTATTAAGCATTTTCCCCATAGACATAAAAATGTTTATATACAGTCCATATATTCTGATTCCTCTAAGTTTCTGACAGCCATTCGCaacctagtcccattgggttttcaggatattcacaatgaatatgcatgagagatttgcattcactgcctcaatTACATACAATTCTTactcatatttattgtggatatcctgaaaacctgatgggactaggtgtgcccagaggactgggttTGGAATGGCTGATCTGTGAGATGCTAAGTATTTAGATAGTGATAGACGTGATACATTAGGGAGAAAAGACTAGAGTAGGACTGTGCTGACTATTAAGTTATATGTATCACAAATTTTACAAAACATAAATGTAGTCCTACTTTAATAAGACTTTGCATTAGTTTTCATAATGGGGccaaaactaaaagctgcaacCTTGTACTGTGGAAATCTCTTCCTACCATTTCTGTGCCAGCTTAAATTCTTGTCAGTTCAGGAAAGACCTATAAAGTTGGTTGTGGTTGAAATATATCCTCTTTGTTTCCATGCAGCATGTAGCTAAACAAGTTAGTTGTGCAAGCTGATGCTCTGGTCCATTGCCTTTGTGGAGCAATACATGGAATGGAGAAACATATCATATGACAAATAATACTGCACCATGGTAATACTGAATGTAATGTTATATTGCATCTGTGCAGGCAACACATTAATAGGTTTTAATACAAAATAATGTCCATTTGCTTAAAGTGCAGTGATTGAGAAGATCTCTGAATAactattatccccccccccccccccgaaaaaaaatcaTATTGCTAATTttaaaagtagaggagtgtggtagccgtgttagtccagtcttaaggttatcaatagaaatcaaacaaaataaaacatggaaaagaaaataagatgataccttttttattggacataacttaatacatttcttgattagctttcgaaggttgctcttcttcgtcagatcggaagtaagcaaatgtgctagctgacagtgtatataagtgaaaacattcaagcattactatgacagtctgacagggtgggaggatgggggtgggtagatctttgttaagtcctttctgttgggtgtttgattgaatattttaacacccaacagaaaggacttaaggatccggggttcctagcccattataaaccgtaaagctgtatgtctctgttgatcaccccacccctcacctatccacacccatcctgttagaatatcaatgatatgctttgatgtccccatgcatacctcctacccacccccatcctcccaccctgtcagactgtcatagtaatgcttgaatgttttcacttatatacactgtcagctagcacatttgcttatttccgatctgacgaagaagggcaaccttcgaaagctaatcaagaaatgtattgttatgtccaataaaaaaggtatcatattttcttttccatgttttattttgtttgatttctattgatattgaTAATTTTAAAAGGAATTAGTCATAGATCAGAAAGACTGACTAAAATCATACAAAAACAATAGTCATTCCTAAACAGATTTCAGGAATTTCAAAGTGCATTGTTTTGTATTGAATAGTGATTTGCTTTACCAAATTAATAATTGCGGTTATTGACACTAGTTTTGGAGCCAGAATACCAGTTATTCAGATGGGAATATTTGCAGTATTAGGAGGTCAATCATATGTATTAGTTTTCAGTATTTGACCCATGTACAGACTACCAGATCTTGTTTCTTTGATATTCTATTATGCTGTTTCTGTATTGGCCTCTGTATACATCTGTTCTAATATGAAACCAACACCTGAAGTATTCTTTATATGGAAgatgatatagaggcatattttcaaagcacttagccttccaaagttccatagaaacctatggacctttggaaggctaagtgctttgaaaatatgcatgaaaatatgcctctttgtaacCATTTTCGGTAGCTGCAGTAGATTTTGAAAGTATGGCTTATCTTCCCTTATCCAAGGACAGAAAAgaaaactactggagttgctgtcgaagcccactccagcctatcaggATTCAGATAGACGGAAGTGGGCTCcagtggcaacttcagtagttggaacgtaaggacagtgccggacggacttctacagtctaagttccagaaatgccaaagaaagacctcgATCAAATATTTTCTGTCACATACATCGttagtttaatcatgaattgatgatgAGTGAGTCCGTTGGGCAGACTAGTTCAGGTCTTTATcctccatcatttactatgttactaaaacaTTTCCTGTAGATTCCAGagcttattttttttccacataaTTGTAAATATCTTGTATCTTTAGATATAAAACATTAGTTGTTGCtgaaagaaacattttaaaattagGGCTTTTATATACTTCTCCAATTAATTTCTTTTGAGAATTGAAAGCATGTTGCTGGCATGCTGTTACACTTATAATCTAGGGACTTTtatctttccattatcaggttaTAGCATAACTTGCCATCTCGTTTTGGAGAACATACAAAAGAATTTTAACAGAATGTTTTAGAATATGTGAGAAGCAAAAAAGCACCTCTTAAAGAGCTATGGATAATTTTAGAAGTACTGTAACGATTTACTTTAATATttaactagactttgagcccgtaaaaacgggctattataggaagggggggttgaaaggcccgcccccaccgccgagttcgccgctgcccctccccccccgagttcgggccccccccccccccccccccccaccgagccgtcaccacccaccttccacccagccgggccctcgctctgctattgaaacagcgagggtccgggaacgcagcactgagctctgctgagctgccgacgtcggccttcgttcttctctgcctgtcctgccctcgtgtgacgtaacgtcgtcgagggcgggacagaggcagagaagaagaaggaagggcgatgtcggcagctcagcagagctcagtgctgcgttcccggaccctcgctgtttcaatagtggagcgagggcccgaccgggtagaaggtgggtggcggcggcgactcgggtggggggagcgttagacggcggtgtccctccctcagcaatgcgcagtacagaccctctgtgttccgcccaccgtcatcacatattgacgtgggggtggggcagagaaggtctctactgcgaatttgcgagtgagtacggtcactcgccgtttatatgtttgatggttcTTTAAGATTTCATGTTTTCCCTAATAAGGTGTTTACTTAAAGGTGTTCCTATTCCTTACAGTGTATCTATTTTAATGTTTATGCTTGTTGCCAGCACTGCTGTTGGGGTATCATAGCTCTTGCCATAACAATGAGCTGCAGTGTCATTTGCagtaattttggggcccttttactaaagcttagcacgcacTCATAGACATAGCAGACGCTAATTACTGCGCATCCTGTTTTATAACTACGGGCCACATGGTACTTAGCACAAGCTAATCtccgttagcatgtgctaagctttagtaaaagggcccctttgatttTATAGGGGGGAAAAAAGCTCTGTTCTCTGTCTGGTCTTATGAGTAACAGTGGGACTTGTTGGGTCTACATTTAGAGCCTCTTTAATCAAGCTGTGCTAGTTGTTCCCGTGCGGCAGTGCCagcgaagcccattcaaagtgaatgggctttgttggcattgatGCACCAGGGCTTGCTAGTGTGgtttgataagaggcccttagtgtAGTTAGAACACAGGTGGTGGTCTGGATAGTAACCTGCCCTAGTATGTTCTCACTCTTTAAATGGAAGGCTTGCATTTATTTGGCCAAAATTGTTTCTGTAAGAAATCATTACATATTACAGAACTAGTTTTAATGTGGTAACAGATGAAATGATATAGGTCTGACCGTCATGAATcaaattat
Coding sequences:
- the MFAP3 gene encoding microfibril-associated glycoprotein 3, whose product is MVTLLHYILELIEHYLPSSMNPYCYLFTLIVNTHVSAEFFLGHVVLNRTNATDHRSFPHNFSLYSDQHGVLASPTHHDITAKEGTSTLIECNLNSSQYEQILWYNSKGHLLAEDEGGGKWLISDSGSLNITIVTFADRGRYTCVATNLNGTSIHTVTLRVAFISGDMGIYYVIVCLITFTITLILNITRLCMISSHLRKTEKAINEFFRMEGAEKLQKAFEIAKRIPIITSAKTLELAKVTQFKTMEFARYIEELARSIPLPPLILNCRAFVEEMFEVVRIDDPDRIGEGMKENQAIGAQGEIYTINSEIQRSGSPVADSDDGSVHEQGQEIAVQVSIHPQFETQSIDTTVSRDSCHSAPSDEAVCTLNPPKASICV